CACCTTTGACTTGCTGCCCGCCTGGCTTGACGCCCAATACGACAGCGTTTTCGGTACGCCGTTGGAGGGAAATCTGGATACCTTAATCCGGGTGATGGCTTCTGATGGGGAACTGACTGACACATTGTTGGTAGGCGTAACGGTTAGCCCGGTGAATGATGCCCCTGTGATCACCTCTCTAGCCATTGCTGATGCAACCGAGGATGAATACTTCAGCTACCATGCCACTGCCGATGATCCCGAAAATCAGGCTATCACTTGGATATTTGACAAGCTACCCTCCTGGCTGACATCAAATGCAGACAGCGCATTTGGCGCACCATTGGAAGGAGACTTGGACACCACTTTCAGGATTATAGCTTCGGATGGCGAACTGACTGACACATTGGTGGTGAGTATCAGCGTCACCCCCGTAAATGATGCCCCGGTGATCACTTCGGCACATGCAGCCCAGGCCGCTGAGGACGAGCACTTTGTCTATCATGCCACCGCTGATGATCCCGAGGACAGTACTCTCATGTGGATTTTTGACGTGCGTCCCTGGTGGCTCGCCGCAGGAGCAGATAGTGTATTTGGAACTCCTCTTGAAGGTACGGTGGATACGCTATTCAGGATCATCGTTTCCGATGGTGAGCTTCACGATACTCTGCTAGTGGACGTGACGGTCATCCCGTTAAACGATCCGCCGATTATCACTTCGCCTGCCTCCGCCGAGGCTATCGAAGACATGTATTTCAGTTATCATGCTACGGCCACCGACCCGGAGGACAGCACGTTAACCTTCACATTTAGTATGCTACCAGATTGGCTATCCTCCCAGGCCGATAGCGTCTTCGGCATAACTCCTGAAGGTATCCTGAGCGATTCCTTCAGGGTAATCGCTTCGGATGGTGAATTAGCGGATACATTGAAGATACACATCACTATCATCCCCCTCTGGCCGCATATCGTGTTATCGGACGACAGTCTGGACTTCGGTCCTGTGCGCCGGGACAGCACGCGAGTGAGGGTCCTGGAGATCAGCAATCTGGGCGCGGACACCCTTGAGGTGACTGAACTGATCTTGCATCAACCGGTGTTCCAATTACAGCAGGGCCCGTTTTCTCTGGCGCCCCAGGACACAGAGGAAGTACTGATTGAGTTTACCCCCGCGGAACCGATCCTGTATCAGGATACACTCACCATTGAGCACAACGATCCGGATACAACGGCAATCCGGATTCCCATGACGGGTCAGGGCGTCAAGCCTACCATTTCCCTGTCTGCAACCGCATTATTATTCGGGAATGTGCTGTGCCAAGCTGACAGCACGCTCTCTTTCAAGATCCACAACCCAGGGAACGATACCCTTGTGATCTACAATCTGGAGGTCTCCGATCCGGTATTTTCGTTCGATGAGCAGAGTAATACAAATGTCAACCCCGAAGACAGTCTTGTTATTCAAGTCCGTTATGCTCCGGTTGATACAGGGAATGTGTTCACTTCATTAGTAATCAACTCTAATGACCCGGATCAAGGACAGACGAACGTCGATCTTAGCGGCCGGGGCGTGGCTCCGGAAACTAATATCAGCTGCAGATATTACGCTCTTGCTGCCGAGAGCGGTGATTCCGTTACTTTCGCGATACCTATCACTAACCGAGGGACTTATCCCCTGGATTATCAGATAAGCGTCAAGGCTTTTTGGATAGCCTACAACTGGCTGGCAGTGACCCCCCTATCCGGAAGTTTAGGTCCCAGCGAGATAGATGCTGTCCAAGTGTCGGTGATTAACTCGGCGAATTTAATTGAGGGGGATTATTCCGGTTTATTAGTCGTGACCACCAATGCTGCTGGATATCCTGAATTCTTCGTCACAACCGATTCAATTCAGGTGGACCTGAGAATACTACCGGACGGGTCGGTTACCTTTGCGAAATCCGGTGTACCGGCAGGGAATCCGGAACCGATCGTACTTAAAGATAACGGCGGGGTCGGTCTCGGAATTATCCTTGATTTCATAGCGTCAGCAGGTGGATCAGTGGAAGCATCCAGCGCGAATGTAACACCCCCCGTCGATTCGTCCACTATCATCATCGATCCCAATGACTTAATTGACATACCCGTGTATGCTGATTTTTATTGGGAGATCATAGCGTACATTGCCGGGGGATTTGCCGTTGATATAGCCTTTGACTATAGTAGGCTTCTGGGTGTATACAATCATAGTAGGCTTCGCCTTGCAAAACGCCCTGCTTTCGCTGGTGCGGCGGTACCCTGGCGAATCCTCACTCCCGATTCAGTCAGGGTTGATTCGTTGGCCAGGCAGATTATCGCTCTCCAGCAGTCAGCCTTCAGTCAATGGACTATCATGTCAGACGAAAGTGATAATCCATTCCGGGATATTCGGCCGCCGGAAATAGCCGGTATCGCGGCTAGTCCTGCCTTGCCAG
The Candidatus Neomarinimicrobiota bacterium DNA segment above includes these coding regions:
- a CDS encoding choice-of-anchor D domain-containing protein; the protein is TFDLLPAWLDAQYDSVFGTPLEGNLDTLIRVMASDGELTDTLLVGVTVSPVNDAPVITSLAIADATEDEYFSYHATADDPENQAITWIFDKLPSWLTSNADSAFGAPLEGDLDTTFRIIASDGELTDTLVVSISVTPVNDAPVITSAHAAQAAEDEHFVYHATADDPEDSTLMWIFDVRPWWLAAGADSVFGTPLEGTVDTLFRIIVSDGELHDTLLVDVTVIPLNDPPIITSPASAEAIEDMYFSYHATATDPEDSTLTFTFSMLPDWLSSQADSVFGITPEGILSDSFRVIASDGELADTLKIHITIIPLWPHIVLSDDSLDFGPVRRDSTRVRVLEISNLGADTLEVTELILHQPVFQLQQGPFSLAPQDTEEVLIEFTPAEPILYQDTLTIEHNDPDTTAIRIPMTGQGVKPTISLSATALLFGNVLCQADSTLSFKIHNPGNDTLVIYNLEVSDPVFSFDEQSNTNVNPEDSLVIQVRYAPVDTGNVFTSLVINSNDPDQGQTNVDLSGRGVAPETNISCRYYALAAESGDSVTFAIPITNRGTYPLDYQISVKAFWIAYNWLAVTPLSGSLGPSEIDAVQVSVINSANLIEGDYSGLLVVTTNAAGYPEFFVTTDSIQVDLRILPDGSVTFAKSGVPAGNPEPIVLKDNGGVGLGIILDFIASAGGSVEASSANVTPPVDSSTIIIDPNDLIDIPVYADFYWEIIAYIAGGFAVDIAFDYSRLLGVYNHSRLRLAKRPAFAGAAVPWRILTPDSVRVDSLARQIIALQQSAFSQWTIMSDESDNPFRDIRPPEIAGIAASPALPAISENVTVSANITDESQIQSVHLFYLKGGDDQYTSEVMTLDNSDLYVATIPGSAVTITGLAYYLSAEDENSIAGNTDTFSIPVTFPDKALTTDISESFFPTGYPKDKWRLISVPTELDDPNVLGTIGDELGERTKKTWRIFSLDDGQYLENPAEFGISEGYWLYQRKAADITLSTGAGTSSDLAGYVLTLEPGWNFIGSPYPFDVAFNADQAEFYGPLTYALNGTEGWSDLQTKLKPWGGYAIYNRDTESSAEIVIDPFAQSLLRLVKGDKQDIPGWKLNIQAVGPTYSDVANYIGRIKGATEEWDRFENPEPPYIEGYISLAMERPEWGGGKARWTSDIRSIEETNGVWDIDLFTRQESGPIQLTSQLKGEIPADFGIVLIDLITRETHVLLDGQPSINITGFREEFPYHFKAVAGSQAYVEATVKEILAGLPTDFALSQNYPNPFNPTTRIKYTVPRPEKVSLRIYNILGQEVVTLVNDWTDLGEHEVLWNSRDKFGRDLPSGIYFAHLRAPSHTSTIKMLLLK